The Pontibacter sp. SGAir0037 DNA segment TTCCAGGGTAAGGTAGGTTTGCACTACCTCTAATTCTCTATGCAATGGCATCCGCTCCTGGTTGGCGCACTGCAGGCAGTAGCGTAGCAGTTCAGAAAGGTGTGTAATCATGTAGGGCACTTTTCGCTGATCCTGTTGCCGAGCGAAAAAGGATAAGCGGTTTTACAGCAGGATGAATGGCAATAGAGTCTAAATCATGGCAACGGTTTTATTATCAACCTGTACTCCATACGTTTTTTTATAGTGTACTTTACGTTCCAGGGCTTCAATAATGGGTGCAGAGAAGTCTACACCTTCCATTTCACTGATATCAGGAAGCCCGCCCGGGCTGAATACATTAATTTCCATCAGTTTATTGCCAACTATATCGAGGCCTACCATAAACATACCGTCCTGTATAAGCTTCGGGCGCACCAGTTCTACCAGGTCCAGCATAGTTTGGTCTACTTTTACTGCCTGAGCACTGCCTCCTGCATGCATGTTGCTCCGAATGTCGTCTTTGCTGTTTACACGGCGCATCGCACAGTATTTACCTTTGTACTGCAGCGCTTCTCCGTTTACTACAAACAGGCGCACATCGCCTTCGGATGCCTGCGGCAAATATTCCTGCGCTATCACATAACCATCGCGGCTGATTGCCTCTACTATCTGATTCAGGTTGGTGGCATCATCTTTTTTTACGATAAACACGCCTGATCCTCCTGAACCCTGCAGTGGTTTAAGAATTATATTGCTGTTTTGCTCCCGGAAAAACTCTTTAATCTCATTCTTGTCGCGGGTAATAAGAGTGCGCGGACGAACAGCCTCCGGGAAGTGCTGGAAGTACATTTTATTAACAGCGTCGGAGAGGGAGGTAGGGTCATTTAATACAATAACGCCATGCCGTAAAGCCAGCTGCCCGAAGATAATGCCAGCGTTCTGTGCCCAGCCACGGCCTTCGCCTTCAGCAGAAGGGTCGTTACGAAGCATCAGCACATCCAGATCAGGAGCCGTAATACGCACTTTATGCGCTTTGTCGCTTTGGATGGCCTCAAGGTAAGTAGTGCAGGATTTGTACTTATGGTTAGGATCTGCCTGTACTGCAGTAGCTCCCATAAAACCATCCGGATAATAAGCCAGGTCGCCCACACCCATCAGGAACACCGAGTGCCCCTGGTTGTGCATGCGCTGCGCCAGAAAAATAGTTGCATAACCTGGTCCTTCTGTTTTAACGTCGTTCACGACAAATCCGATAGTCATGGGAATAGTATCTTTACTTGAGATGTTCAGTATTTATTCTTACAGTAGGTTAAATACTGATATTCCGCTTTTAAGTTGTTCCAGTTTAGGCTGAGTAGCGGGATCTGACAGATAGCGGGGTTTTATGGGAATAGGGCGCAGTACTTTTCTATAGATTAATTCCTGCACGATAGGAATATAATCCTGCCGTATTTTGCCGATCAGCAGCGACTCCAGTTCATTACCTTTTTTCAGGTATTCCAGCAGGCGCACCAATCCCCGCAGGTATACAGCATCTTTGGTAAGGCCCCCTCCGCGGTGCACGCGCATAGTAATATCAAAAGCAGTTTCATCATCGAAACGATACTGTTCTTTAAGCCTGGAAAAATTATCGGTAAAGCTGCAGCCGTTAATAAGATGATAGACAGCAACCACACGTGCAGCCAGCAGGCGCATACGGTCCTGGTCGAGGCCGCCAACCAGGTATTCACTTAGCACGGCCAGGCCTTCCTGCAACTCTTCGTAGCCCGGCACCCCCACGTATAGCTGCTTCAGGGGCTGCGCCTTGCCGTTGTAATAGGTAAGAATATGGGTGCCAACTTCGTGCTGTATCAAAGCCTCTGCTCTGGATCGTGGAATTTTAGCATCTGTGCCAATGTTCAGCCTGCCTTTTGAAACCAGCAGGCCGACCACATCCTTTCTAACGTCTACACCGGAATTCACGCCTGCAAACTGACTTTTAAGAAAAGCTATTTCACGCTCAGCCATTGCTGCAAACTCAGGCACAGGCATAAGCGGAGCATCTTCTTCGCGCATAGGTTCGGGTATAGCTGCCAGTATACCTTCTGCAATTTTCAGCAGTTGCTCATCTACACCACCAAACAACTGCAGGCTGCTGTACATAAAATTGGGCGTGTTTCGATCGGCCAGCATCGAAAGCATTTTATCGAGCTCGTGGCGTTTGTCGCGGAACAGGTATGCCAGCGTTGGGTCTTCTACTTTTTCTATTTTAATGTTGTAGAGCTTGCGTTTAAGCAAATCTGCATCTACAGGCGTGAGACGGTAATGAAAGACAGGTGCTTTGGAAAACTTGTTTTCGCAGAACTCCTCCCATGCTTCCTGCGCATTAACGGGTGTAACCAGTAGCAGAAACTGAAACTGATCTGAGATAGAAGTTAGCTGTTTATCGATTCGCCACACAGCTGGTACCACACTATGCCTGCCCAGTGCCTGAAAATGTACCGGCCGATGCGTTGTCTGTACCTTCACAAAATCAAACACAGCTTTTTTTATAGCGTTTGCTATACTGGCACGCATCTTCCGAAGCAGAAGTGGGTAAATCTTACCTGATTTCTGCTGATAAATCGGTTTTAGCTCCAGCCCCAGCATCAGGCAACTAAGCTGTTTTAACTCTTCTTCTGTCAGAAGCCGCGTAGGAGTTTCCAGCAAAGCCTGGTTAGAGGCGGTTGCTACAGAAACCGGTATATCTTTTAACGTAATGGCCTCCAGTTCTTTTACCAGCACCCGTGTAGTGGCTGGTAAAGCCAGTTCAGGCCCCAGTACCTTAAAAAGAGGCGTTTCTGCCGAAGAGGCAGTGGCGGCCAACACTTCTATGATCATAAAGGCTCCGAAAGCAGCCGACATAACCCTGGCTATTTCCCGCACTAATACCGCAAGTTCCGGCGACTGCTCTTCTCTGGCAATAATATAAGAGGCCTCTGCTTTTACAAAATCGGCGGTGGCAAAGTCGGGCTGACCTGCCGGGTGTCGGAATATAAGCAGGAATGGAAGTGGCCTGTCTATGTAAACCAAGCCACCTTCCGGGAGCCTTCGGCGCACTTTCTTGCCGTTATGCAGCGTCTGGACTATACTTTTAATGAGCTTATCGGATATGGTTTCTATCATAGTACTAGATGCTTTGGCGTACCTGTTCGCGTGCCTGTAGCACAGGCTGTACAGTATGCTGAAGCGCCTGCTTAACTTCCTTTAACTGGTGCTGATCTGCTTCGCCTGACCATTCGTCCATAAAAAATTTTTTGAACTCAATAGATAGCACACAGGCTTTGTCGGGGTACGTATCGTGAATCCAGCGCATAAAATGCCCACCTTTAAATTTTACATTCTCCCGCACATCCAGTTGCCGACCCATATAGTTGTAGGTTTGCAGTGAGGTAATAAACGCATCAACTACAGGCGCCCATAGCGCACGGTTCATGTTGCCTGTGCCGATGTTAACCTCCGGGTTTTGCTCCGGATCTGCCGTAGGGCCGTTTGCTCCATCACGTTTGTGGTTATAGGTATGCAGGTCGTATAC contains these protein-coding regions:
- a CDS encoding glutathione synthetase, producing the protein MTIGFVVNDVKTEGPGYATIFLAQRMHNQGHSVFLMGVGDLAYYPDGFMGATAVQADPNHKYKSCTTYLEAIQSDKAHKVRITAPDLDVLMLRNDPSAEGEGRGWAQNAGIIFGQLALRHGVIVLNDPTSLSDAVNKMYFQHFPEAVRPRTLITRDKNEIKEFFREQNSNIILKPLQGSGGSGVFIVKKDDATNLNQIVEAISRDGYVIAQEYLPQASEGDVRLFVVNGEALQYKGKYCAMRRVNSKDDIRSNMHAGGSAQAVKVDQTMLDLVELVRPKLIQDGMFMVGLDIVGNKLMEINVFSPGGLPDISEMEGVDFSAPIIEALERKVHYKKTYGVQVDNKTVAMI
- a CDS encoding N-formylglutamate amidohydrolase; amino-acid sequence: MKEEHPFYKITYGSSPLIATAIHDGHAVRDNISHLFALDAAERLREEDPFTAFWVSVADNQIIGLNSRFELDLNRSRDKAIYRKPEDAWGLTVWQSGLPDELAAESLARYDQFYTAVKERLDQVVAQHGSFIVYDLHTYNHKRDGANGPTADPEQNPEVNIGTGNMNRALWAPVVDAFITSLQTYNYMGRQLDVRENVKFKGGHFMRWIHDTYPDKACVLSIEFKKFFMDEWSGEADQHQLKEVKQALQHTVQPVLQAREQVRQSI
- a CDS encoding flavohemoglobin expression-modulating QEGLA motif protein, with translation MIETISDKLIKSIVQTLHNGKKVRRRLPEGGLVYIDRPLPFLLIFRHPAGQPDFATADFVKAEASYIIAREEQSPELAVLVREIARVMSAAFGAFMIIEVLAATASSAETPLFKVLGPELALPATTRVLVKELEAITLKDIPVSVATASNQALLETPTRLLTEEELKQLSCLMLGLELKPIYQQKSGKIYPLLLRKMRASIANAIKKAVFDFVKVQTTHRPVHFQALGRHSVVPAVWRIDKQLTSISDQFQFLLLVTPVNAQEAWEEFCENKFSKAPVFHYRLTPVDADLLKRKLYNIKIEKVEDPTLAYLFRDKRHELDKMLSMLADRNTPNFMYSSLQLFGGVDEQLLKIAEGILAAIPEPMREEDAPLMPVPEFAAMAEREIAFLKSQFAGVNSGVDVRKDVVGLLVSKGRLNIGTDAKIPRSRAEALIQHEVGTHILTYYNGKAQPLKQLYVGVPGYEELQEGLAVLSEYLVGGLDQDRMRLLAARVVAVYHLINGCSFTDNFSRLKEQYRFDDETAFDITMRVHRGGGLTKDAVYLRGLVRLLEYLKKGNELESLLIGKIRQDYIPIVQELIYRKVLRPIPIKPRYLSDPATQPKLEQLKSGISVFNLL